The following are from one region of the Dermacentor albipictus isolate Rhodes 1998 colony chromosome 5, USDA_Dalb.pri_finalv2, whole genome shotgun sequence genome:
- the LOC135902327 gene encoding terminal nucleotidyltransferase 5B-like: MSVEEARFSVLGYDQVVRLQELLEEPVSVQGRGNFPALETRLRDLVQRVRSQLGRQGVPVRDVRLNGGAASYVLEPDTSAEYNDLDVIFGCELGSSGAGGFERVKTAVLDALAELLPAGVKRINACALKEAYLHKLVKVATDEDRWSLVSLSNSLGRNVELKFVHRMRRQFEFSVDSFQIVVDPLLLLHQCGGGSAEALLPRCTQDFFPSVLAESVYGNFGQALEHLRRRLIATRNPEEIRGGGLLKYCHLLARGFHTTDSTRALERYMCSRFFIDFPEIQAQRAKLHSFLANHLSHERLRYSFLATLYRVVDGSTVCLMGHERRQTLQLIQELACRALLVQQQPPRLCGFAQPCWLLGLGPTLGPAGLSPGLAAGPL, encoded by the exons ATGAG TGTCGAGGAGGCCCGGTTCTCGGTGCTGGGCTACGACCAGGTGGTGCGGCTGCAGGAGCTCCTGGAGGAGCCCGTGTCCGTCCAGGGCCGCGGCAACTTCCCGGCGCTCGAGACCCGGCTGCGGGACCTGGTGCAGCGCGTGCGGTCGCAGCTGGGCCGCCAGGGCGTGCCCGTGCGGGACGTGCGGCTGAACGGCGGCGCCGCGTCCTACGTGTTGGAGCCGGACACGTCGGCCGAGTACAACGACTTGGACGTCATCTTTGGCTGCgaacttggcagcagcggcgccGGCGGCTTCGAGCGCGTCAAGACAGCCGTACTTGACGCGCTGGCCGAGCTGCTGCCGGCCGGCGTCAAGCGCATCAATGCGTGCGCCCTCAAGGAGGCCTATCTGCACAAGCTCGTGAAGGTGGCCACTGACGAAGACCGCTGGTCGCTCGTCTCGCTTTCCAACAGCCTGGGACGTAACGTCGAGCTGAAGTTCGTGCATCGAATGCGGCGACAGTTCGAGTTCAGCGTCGACTCGTTCCAGATCGTGGTGGACCCGCTGTTGCTGCTACACCAGTGCGGCGGTGGTTCGGCGGAGGCGTTATTGCCGCGCTGTACGCAGGACTTCTTCCCCAGCGTGCTTGCCGAGTCAGTGTACGGCAACTTCGGCCAGGCGCTGGAGCACCTGCGGCGGCGGCTCATCGCGACGCGCAACCCCGAGGAGATCCGCGGCGGCGGCCTGCTCAAGTACTGCCACTTGCTGGCGCGCGGCTTCCACACAACCGACTCGACGCGAGCCTTGGAGCGTTACATGTGCTCTCGCTTCTTTATCGACTTCCCCGAGATACAGGCGCAGCGCGCAAAGTTGCACAGCTTCCTGGCCAACCACCTCTCGCACGAGCGGCTGCGCTATTCGTTCCTGGCGACCCTGTACCGCGTCGTGGACGGCTCTACAGTGTGCCTGATGGGCCACGAGCGGCGTCAAACGCTGCAGCTGATCCAGGAGCTGGCTTGCCGCGCGCTGCTTGTGCAGCAGCAGCCGCCCCGGCTGTGCGGATTCGCCCAGCCCTGCTGGCTGCTCGGACTGGGCCCCACGTTGGGCCCTGCGGGCTTGAGCCCCGGCCTGGCCGCTGGACCCCTCTGA